Proteins from a single region of Flavobacterium sp. K5-23:
- a CDS encoding pyridoxal-dependent decarboxylase — MQFWKKLSQTERQERIQKALDENVNFAKDTSLGYPASKLDGKVFNSDAPFLKDAPTLQTYVANPNHIGCHTLGTSEKAFKGTQEMEREVLNVLAVDIFKAEPDSFDGYIAPGGTEANIQAIWMYRNYFIYKQNARPSEIAIIASEDTHYSIPKAANLLMLDWLKIPIDFETRVIDIFALENIIINAKERGEKYFIVVSNMGTTMFGAVDNPDDYIQVLEKHNLKYKLHIDGAYGGFVYPFSNKNCDINFENPKISSITIDAHKMLQAPYGTGIFICRKGLIENVLTKEAEYVEGMDLTLCGSRSGANAIAVWMILFTYGPFGWCEKIRVLQMRTEWLCEQLKQLNISFFREPFMNIVTIPAQYITKELEEKYDLVPQKHDNGNQWYKIVIMDHVEVDHLSTFITDLKVTLHDKKRITIEV; from the coding sequence ATGCAATTCTGGAAAAAACTATCTCAAACTGAAAGACAAGAACGCATTCAAAAAGCGTTAGATGAAAATGTAAATTTTGCAAAGGACACTTCCCTAGGATATCCCGCATCCAAATTAGACGGAAAAGTATTTAATAGTGACGCCCCTTTTTTGAAAGACGCACCAACTCTACAAACCTATGTAGCTAATCCCAATCACATTGGTTGCCATACCTTAGGCACTTCGGAAAAAGCATTCAAGGGAACCCAAGAAATGGAACGCGAGGTTTTGAATGTCCTTGCAGTTGATATTTTCAAAGCAGAACCTGATTCCTTTGATGGATATATCGCCCCTGGAGGAACCGAAGCTAATATTCAAGCTATTTGGATGTATCGCAATTACTTTATTTATAAACAAAATGCTAGGCCTTCTGAAATAGCCATTATTGCCTCCGAAGACACCCATTATTCCATACCGAAAGCGGCTAATCTACTAATGCTCGATTGGCTTAAAATCCCTATAGATTTCGAAACCCGTGTAATTGATATATTTGCTCTTGAAAATATCATTATAAACGCCAAAGAACGAGGGGAAAAATATTTTATCGTTGTTTCAAATATGGGAACTACCATGTTTGGTGCCGTTGACAATCCAGATGATTATATTCAAGTTCTGGAAAAACACAATTTAAAATACAAATTGCATATTGATGGTGCCTATGGCGGATTCGTTTATCCATTTAGCAACAAAAATTGTGACATCAATTTTGAAAACCCTAAAATCAGTTCTATAACCATTGATGCCCATAAAATGCTTCAGGCGCCATATGGTACCGGGATTTTCATATGCAGAAAAGGACTGATTGAAAATGTCCTGACCAAGGAAGCCGAATATGTGGAAGGCATGGACTTGACGCTTTGCGGAAGTCGCTCAGGGGCAAATGCCATAGCGGTTTGGATGATCTTATTTACTTACGGCCCTTTTGGATGGTGTGAAAAAATACGTGTTTTACAAATGAGGACGGAATGGTTGTGCGAACAATTGAAACAATTGAACATATCCTTTTTCAGAGAACCTTTTATGAATATTGTAACCATCCCAGCTCAATACATCACAAAAGAACTGGAAGAAAAATATGATTTAGTCCCTCAAAAACACGACAATGGGAATCAATGGTATAAAATTGTGATTATGGATCACGTTGAAGTAGATCATTTGAGTACTTTTATAACCGATTTAAAAGTTACCCTACATGATAAAAAAAGAATTACGATCGAAGTATAA
- a CDS encoding patatin-like phospholipase family protein, translating to MKKNSLLIILFFSCLTLFSQEQNRPKIGLVLSGGGAKGFAHIGVLKVLEEAGVKIDYIGGTSMGAVVGGLYATGYNATQIDSIFQTTNFDELLNDFIPRSTKNFSEKRNDELYALVLPFNNFKIGIPEALSKGMYNFNLLSKITRNVRHVRDFNELPIPFLCIGTNIETGEEVLLNKGNLVHALAASSAFPSLFTPVEVDGKLLVDGGVSNNYPIEEIRKLGADIVIGVDVQNDLYLRDQLNDATKILVQITNLQSMDEMSKKILDTDVYVKPDIKNYGVISFDKGQEIIRKGEDAAFSVYEKIKELVPEGNKYRKPKLKLVADSLQIQNIYCNELDNYTKEYVVGKLRFKPGSKISYDDLQKGMDNISATQNFRVINYSLEANGNGDDLKINLKENRTKTFLKFGLHFDGLYKSAVLINLTRKKTFFKNDVTSLDVILGDNFRYNLDYSLDNGSNLSLGFKSRYNRFNKNVTKEISASSLDDLNLNTINIDFYDLSNQVYFQSFFIQRFLIGVGAELKFLKIKSETLESNIPVIDRSSYLSIFSYLKFDSMDDKYFPKKGWYFSGDIQSYLFSSDYTNKFNPFSIAKADAGFATKIFNKTTLLVQTEAGFSIGPDSVSFFNFVLGGYGYNQINNFRHFYGYDYLSLAGNSYIKSTITVDYEIYKKNHLNFSANFANLGDDIFTTVDWISIPKYSGFAVGYGLETVIGPVEIKYSWSPELSKGFTTISTGFWF from the coding sequence ATGAAAAAAAATAGTTTATTAATAATTTTGTTTTTCAGTTGTTTGACTTTGTTTTCCCAAGAACAAAATCGGCCTAAAATTGGCTTGGTTTTAAGTGGTGGAGGAGCGAAGGGTTTTGCGCATATCGGGGTTTTAAAAGTCCTTGAAGAAGCAGGGGTGAAAATCGATTATATAGGAGGAACCAGCATGGGAGCAGTTGTAGGTGGACTTTATGCCACAGGATACAATGCCACTCAGATAGACTCCATTTTTCAAACTACAAATTTTGACGAACTGCTGAATGATTTTATACCGAGGTCAACCAAAAATTTCTCTGAAAAAAGAAACGATGAGCTCTACGCATTAGTCCTGCCTTTTAATAATTTCAAAATTGGAATTCCAGAGGCGCTTTCAAAAGGGATGTATAATTTTAATCTATTAAGTAAAATTACACGAAATGTAAGGCATGTAAGGGATTTTAATGAATTACCGATTCCTTTTTTGTGTATAGGGACAAACATTGAAACAGGAGAGGAAGTTTTGCTGAACAAAGGCAATCTGGTCCATGCATTGGCCGCTAGTTCAGCTTTCCCGTCCTTGTTTACCCCTGTTGAAGTTGATGGGAAGCTTCTGGTGGATGGTGGAGTTTCTAATAATTATCCAATTGAAGAAATAAGAAAATTAGGCGCTGATATTGTCATTGGTGTCGATGTGCAAAATGATTTATATCTAAGGGATCAATTGAATGATGCTACTAAAATTTTAGTGCAGATTACAAATCTTCAATCGATGGATGAAATGAGTAAAAAAATCCTAGATACGGATGTTTATGTAAAACCAGACATCAAAAATTACGGAGTGATATCATTCGATAAAGGGCAAGAAATTATTAGGAAAGGGGAAGACGCGGCTTTTTCTGTTTATGAAAAAATAAAAGAGCTGGTTCCAGAAGGGAATAAGTACAGAAAGCCTAAGTTGAAATTAGTTGCGGATAGTTTACAAATTCAAAACATATACTGTAATGAACTGGATAATTATACAAAAGAATATGTTGTTGGGAAATTAAGATTTAAACCTGGGTCAAAAATCAGCTATGACGATTTGCAAAAAGGAATGGACAACATAAGTGCCACGCAAAATTTCAGGGTCATTAATTATTCACTTGAGGCAAACGGAAATGGAGATGATTTGAAGATCAATTTAAAAGAAAACAGAACAAAAACATTTTTGAAATTTGGGCTACATTTTGACGGATTGTATAAAAGCGCTGTCTTAATCAATTTGACCCGTAAGAAAACCTTCTTTAAAAACGATGTCACTTCTTTAGATGTTATTTTAGGGGATAATTTTAGATATAATTTAGATTACAGCCTAGACAATGGTTCTAATTTGAGTTTAGGTTTTAAATCGCGATACAATCGGTTTAATAAAAATGTAACTAAAGAAATAAGTGCGTCAAGTCTAGATGATTTAAATCTGAATACTATAAATATTGATTTTTACGACTTGTCAAATCAGGTGTATTTTCAGTCTTTTTTCATACAACGATTTTTAATCGGAGTGGGGGCGGAGTTAAAGTTTTTGAAAATCAAATCAGAAACACTGGAAAGTAATATTCCAGTAATTGACAGAAGTAGTTATCTCAGTATTTTTAGCTATTTGAAATTTGATTCAATGGATGATAAATATTTTCCTAAAAAGGGTTGGTATTTCTCAGGGGATATTCAATCGTATTTATTTTCTTCTGATTATACTAATAAATTTAATCCGTTTTCTATCGCAAAAGCAGATGCTGGATTTGCTACAAAAATATTTAACAAAACCACTTTATTGGTACAAACCGAAGCTGGTTTTTCAATTGGTCCTGACAGTGTTTCTTTTTTCAACTTTGTTTTAGGAGGATATGGCTATAATCAAATAAATAATTTCAGACATTTTTATGGCTATGATTATTTGAGTTTAGCGGGTAATAGTTATATAAAGTCAACTATTACTGTCGATTATGAGATTTACAAAAAAAATCATTTGAATTTCTCTGCTAATTTCGCTAATCTCGGTGACGATATCTTTACAACTGTAGATTGGATTTCTATTCCTAAATATTCTGGATTTGCAGTAGGTTACGGTCTCGAAACAGTGATAGGGCCTGTAGAAATAAAATATTCATGGTCTCCGGAATTAAGTAAAGGGTTTACGACAATAAGTACTGGATTTTGGTTTTAA
- a CDS encoding lipoprotein signal peptidase — translation MSLRKAYLLIFLILIVDQASKIFIKTNFILGEEVEVFKWFKILFIENEGMAWGTEIPGTYGKLFLTLFRLVAVTGIGYWLWDSVERKHSSNYLVVAISLILAGAFGNIIDSVFYGVIFDDSHSQLATLFAEEPYGKYFHGKVVDMFYFPFWHGILPSWLPVWGGRDFTFFNAIFNVADMAISTGVGILIVFNKKAFHKQ, via the coding sequence ATGTCATTACGAAAAGCGTATCTATTGATCTTCCTGATTTTAATCGTTGATCAAGCTTCAAAAATATTTATTAAAACTAATTTTATTTTAGGCGAAGAAGTAGAAGTTTTTAAATGGTTTAAAATACTTTTTATTGAAAACGAAGGGATGGCTTGGGGAACTGAAATACCTGGGACATACGGTAAATTGTTTTTAACCTTATTTAGACTGGTTGCCGTTACTGGAATTGGATATTGGTTGTGGGATTCTGTGGAGAGAAAACACAGTTCTAACTATTTAGTTGTTGCCATTTCTTTAATTCTGGCGGGAGCTTTCGGGAATATAATAGACTCTGTCTTTTACGGTGTGATATTCGATGATAGTCACTCACAATTAGCTACTTTATTTGCCGAGGAGCCTTATGGAAAATATTTTCACGGTAAGGTAGTTGATATGTTTTATTTTCCGTTTTGGCACGGAATCTTACCTTCTTGGTTGCCTGTTTGGGGAGGAAGGGATTTTACTTTTTTCAACGCTATTTTCAACGTTGCCGATATGGCAATTTCTACGGGTGTGGGAATCTTAATTGTTTTCAATAAAAAAGCATTTCATAAACAGTAA
- a CDS encoding succinylglutamate desuccinylase/aspartoacylase family protein → MNSPEQKIITILGETILPGESKTINMEIAKLHTMTPLKIPIIVERSKLDGPTVLLSAGLHGDEINGVEIVRQLITQKINKPKTGTIICIPVINVFGFINQKREFPDGRDLNRIFPGNKSGSLASRFAYHLLNEVLPHVDYAIDFHAGGASRFNVSQVRIAPNNSELKSLADVFHAPFALYSKNIAGSYRNACEKIGVKMLLFEGGKSIDLNEEVTRQGVEGSKRVLSHLGMLSDLQKIIIPDDETIYIKKSSWIRAKYSGMFHSITKVGSYIEKGQLLATISDPYGKIEHKVKSPNSGYIINVNEAPIVYQGDAIYHISNKLEE, encoded by the coding sequence ATGAACAGTCCCGAACAAAAAATTATTACCATTTTAGGAGAAACTATTTTACCCGGAGAAAGCAAAACCATTAATATGGAAATTGCAAAACTCCATACGATGACCCCTCTTAAAATCCCCATTATTGTTGAGCGTTCTAAACTTGACGGTCCTACCGTTTTACTTTCGGCGGGATTGCATGGTGATGAAATTAATGGGGTTGAAATTGTTCGTCAGCTCATTACCCAAAAAATAAACAAACCAAAAACCGGAACAATAATATGTATACCGGTTATAAATGTTTTTGGTTTTATCAATCAAAAACGAGAATTTCCTGACGGTCGTGATTTAAACAGAATATTCCCTGGAAACAAATCAGGTTCCCTAGCCAGCAGGTTTGCCTATCATTTATTGAATGAAGTATTGCCTCATGTCGATTATGCAATTGATTTTCACGCAGGAGGTGCCAGTAGATTCAATGTATCACAAGTTAGAATTGCTCCTAACAACTCGGAATTGAAATCCTTGGCTGATGTTTTTCACGCCCCTTTTGCATTGTATTCAAAAAACATTGCTGGTTCTTATAGAAATGCCTGCGAAAAAATTGGGGTGAAAATGCTTTTATTCGAAGGGGGGAAGTCCATTGATTTGAATGAAGAAGTAACAAGACAAGGGGTAGAAGGCAGCAAGAGAGTATTAAGTCACCTTGGAATGTTAAGTGATCTTCAAAAAATTATAATTCCTGATGATGAAACCATCTATATTAAAAAATCGAGCTGGATTAGAGCCAAATATTCCGGAATGTTTCACAGTATCACTAAGGTAGGAAGTTACATTGAAAAAGGACAATTATTAGCGACGATTTCTGATCCTTACGGTAAAATTGAGCACAAGGTAAAATCACCAAATTCGGGGTATATTATCAACGTTAATGAAGCTCCCATTGTTTATCAAGGAGACGCTATTTACCATATTTCGAATAAATTAGAAGAATAA
- a CDS encoding TraR/DksA C4-type zinc finger protein, with translation MVDEAQRYSDADLAEFKEIILNKIHKAQSDLDLIKSAYLNDMNNGTDDTSPTFKAFEEGSESMSKEANSQLAIRQEKFIRDLKNALFRVENKTYGVCKVTGKLIAKERLRIVPHATMSIEAKNLQR, from the coding sequence ATGGTAGATGAAGCACAAAGATACTCTGACGCCGATTTAGCAGAGTTCAAAGAGATAATTTTGAATAAAATACATAAAGCTCAATCTGATTTAGATTTAATAAAAAGCGCCTATTTAAATGACATGAATAATGGTACCGATGATACATCGCCTACATTCAAAGCATTCGAAGAAGGAAGCGAAAGTATGTCTAAAGAAGCAAATTCACAGCTAGCGATCCGTCAGGAGAAATTCATTCGTGATTTGAAAAATGCGCTTTTCCGTGTAGAGAATAAAACTTATGGCGTTTGTAAAGTCACAGGTAAGTTAATAGCTAAGGAAAGACTTAGAATTGTACCTCATGCAACTATGAGTATCGAAGCTAAAAACCTGCAACGTTAA
- a CDS encoding 5-formyltetrahydrofolate cyclo-ligase, protein MIKKELRSKYKSLRSQLSETEIENKSLEIANKLISLPIWEKTYFHIFLPITEHKEVNTEYVLHLLSGKDKEIIISKSDFETREMTHFLLTDNTKIKKNEYNIPEPVDGLEVPCKKIEVVFIPLLAFDTTGHRVGYGKGFYDKFLNECKPETIKIGLSFFEAEELIEDIFESDIKLDYCVTPNSIQSF, encoded by the coding sequence ATGATAAAAAAAGAATTACGATCGAAGTATAAATCATTAAGAAGCCAACTTTCAGAAACTGAAATAGAAAACAAGAGTTTAGAAATCGCAAACAAACTGATTTCACTTCCTATTTGGGAGAAAACTTATTTCCATATTTTTTTGCCTATTACAGAACATAAGGAAGTAAACACTGAATATGTTTTGCATTTACTTTCAGGTAAGGACAAGGAGATTATCATCTCCAAAAGTGATTTTGAAACGAGAGAAATGACTCATTTTCTATTAACGGACAATACAAAAATAAAGAAAAACGAATACAATATCCCTGAACCTGTTGACGGATTAGAAGTGCCTTGCAAAAAAATAGAAGTCGTTTTCATTCCACTTTTGGCATTTGACACAACCGGACATCGGGTGGGTTATGGCAAGGGGTTTTATGATAAATTTTTAAACGAATGTAAACCCGAAACTATTAAAATAGGTCTTTCTTTCTTTGAAGCTGAGGAATTAATTGAAGATATTTTTGAAAGTGATATAAAACTAGATTATTGCGTGACGCCAAATTCTATTCAATCTTTTTAA
- the uvrC gene encoding excinuclease ABC subunit UvrC — translation MTTPSLELQIQTLPDSPGVYQYYDKEGKILYVGKAKNLKKRVSSYFNKIHDTAKTNVLVKKIVSIKHIVVPTETDALLLENNLIKTLQPRYNVLLRDDKSYPWICIKKEPFSRIFATRRMVKDGSEYFGPYTSFKTVHTIMGLIKELYPLRNCNYDLNKSNIDSGKFKVCLEYHIGNCKGPCEGLEALEEYQKKVDAIREILKGNFKDSMKDFKKLMTELAQEMRFEEAQKIKEKIEVLENYQSRSTIVNPKITNIDVFSIVSDESAAYVNFLQISYGAIIRSHTMEIKKKLDETDEELLELAIIELRERFQLLSKEIVVPFTVDLGENIKVTVPQLGDKKQILDLSIRNAKFYRIEQLKQLQIVDPDRHTKRIMAQMQKDLRLPVEPRHIECFDNSNIQGTNPVAACVVFKDGKPSKKDYRHFNIKTVEGPDDFASMQEVVFRRYKRLLEENQPLPQLIIIDGGKGQLSSALKSIDELGLRGKIAVIGIAKRLEELFYPGDSVPLYLDKKSETLKIIQQLRNEAHRFGITHHRDKRSKAALNSSIESIPGIGEKTMLALIQHFKSVKRLKLASEKEISGVIGVSKAKKITDFYKTLNKE, via the coding sequence ATGACAACTCCTTCTTTAGAACTTCAAATACAAACTTTACCAGACAGTCCCGGCGTGTATCAATATTATGATAAGGAAGGGAAAATTTTGTATGTAGGAAAGGCAAAAAATTTAAAAAAGAGAGTTTCCTCCTATTTTAATAAAATTCATGACACGGCAAAAACGAATGTGCTGGTCAAGAAGATTGTAAGTATAAAACATATAGTTGTCCCTACAGAAACGGATGCTCTTTTATTGGAAAACAACCTTATAAAAACATTGCAACCACGGTATAATGTGTTGTTGCGAGATGATAAGAGTTATCCTTGGATTTGTATTAAGAAAGAACCTTTTTCGCGCATTTTTGCTACCCGTAGAATGGTTAAGGACGGATCGGAATATTTTGGGCCATACACCAGTTTCAAGACAGTACATACAATAATGGGGCTAATAAAAGAACTGTATCCGCTTCGAAACTGTAATTATGATTTGAACAAATCGAATATCGACAGTGGAAAATTTAAAGTTTGTTTAGAATATCATATTGGGAATTGTAAAGGGCCTTGCGAGGGACTAGAAGCATTAGAAGAATATCAAAAAAAAGTGGATGCCATTCGAGAAATTTTAAAAGGAAATTTCAAGGACAGTATGAAGGATTTTAAAAAACTGATGACTGAATTGGCTCAGGAGATGCGTTTTGAGGAAGCCCAAAAAATAAAAGAAAAAATAGAAGTCCTAGAAAATTATCAATCTCGTTCCACTATTGTAAATCCAAAAATCACTAATATCGATGTTTTCTCCATCGTATCTGATGAAAGTGCCGCTTATGTCAACTTCCTTCAAATCTCCTATGGGGCGATTATACGTTCCCATACTATGGAAATTAAAAAGAAATTAGATGAAACCGATGAAGAATTATTAGAACTGGCAATTATAGAATTAAGAGAACGTTTTCAATTGTTGTCTAAAGAAATAGTAGTGCCGTTTACAGTAGATCTTGGAGAGAATATAAAAGTCACGGTGCCACAGCTTGGGGATAAAAAACAAATTCTCGATTTGTCGATTCGAAATGCTAAGTTCTATAGGATTGAGCAACTGAAACAATTGCAGATTGTGGATCCTGACAGACATACGAAGCGAATTATGGCACAAATGCAAAAAGATTTGCGCTTACCAGTTGAGCCAAGACACATTGAATGTTTTGACAACTCCAACATTCAAGGTACAAATCCCGTGGCAGCTTGCGTGGTTTTTAAAGACGGAAAGCCAAGTAAAAAGGATTACCGACATTTTAATATAAAAACAGTAGAGGGACCTGATGACTTTGCATCTATGCAAGAAGTGGTTTTTCGTAGGTATAAAAGATTGTTAGAGGAAAACCAGCCCTTGCCACAATTGATAATCATTGACGGTGGAAAAGGACAATTGTCATCGGCACTAAAGAGTATTGATGAATTAGGCTTGAGAGGAAAAATTGCTGTAATAGGAATTGCTAAAAGACTGGAAGAGTTGTTTTATCCTGGAGACTCAGTTCCTTTGTACCTGGATAAAAAATCAGAAACCTTAAAAATAATTCAGCAGTTACGGAATGAAGCACACCGTTTTGGAATAACACATCACAGGGACAAAAGGAGTAAAGCGGCTTTGAATTCCTCGATTGAATCGATTCCCGGAATAGGAGAAAAAACAATGCTGGCTTTAATCCAGCACTTTAAAAGTGTTAAAAGATTGAAATTAGCATCCGAAAAGGAAATTTCCGGCGTTATAGGTGTGTCTAAAGCCAAAAAAATTACCGACTTTTACAAAACACTAAATAAAGAGTGA